The following proteins are encoded in a genomic region of Desulfuromonadaceae bacterium:
- a CDS encoding twin-arginine translocase TatA/TatE family subunit, whose translation MFGLGTQELLIILVLVMIVFGAGKLPQVGSALGKGLRNFKQGVKDEQETLEDAKEIKDDKENKDV comes from the coding sequence ATGTTTGGTCTCGGCACACAAGAACTGCTTATCATCCTGGTTCTGGTCATGATCGTCTTTGGAGCGGGGAAACTTCCGCAGGTTGGCAGTGCCCTTGGCAAGGGGTTGCGTAACTTCAAGCAGGGGGTCAAGGATGAACAGGAGACGCTAGAAGATGCCAAGGAAATAAAAGACGATAAAGAGAATAAAGACGTATGA